In Anaerococcus prevotii DSM 20548, the genomic window GTCCTTTTTCAAGATCTTCCCTAACTACTCCCATAAGCTCTCCATCTGAACCGTAAAGATTGTAGCCTTTTTCTGTAATAGTAAAGCTCATTAATTCAAGGTTAGGATTTATGGCGATCTCTTTAATTCTTGTCATATCCTTAAGAGTTAGAGCTTCAACTAGGTTGGCTATTAAGTTTGTATCGAAATTACCATCCTTGTGAAGAGTAACTGATAGGGCTAGGTTGTCGTATGGTTTGTAGATTTTTTCGATTATTTCTTCATCGAAGGTTTCTACAACAGAAATTCCACGATCTTCCTTGCCTGCATTTATTGCGTCTTGGTTTACTCTTGCGATAAATCCTCTAAAGATATTACCTGAACCAAAAGCGAGCCATTTTGGATCCTTGATTGATTCTTCTCTAAGCTTTTTTACGTCATATTTTGGACCCTTGTCCACTTTTTCTAGAATTTGATCTAAGTTCTCTAGTTTTAGTTCCATAAACTCCTCCATTTTAATTGCTAAAGCTTCCTATTACTCTTATACCCTAATCGTTTCGTATCTTGTAAAATTTCTTGATCTCCTTAAAAATAAAGTTAATCAAAAAGTATTGTAAGCGGTTGCAATTTGTGCTAAAAATTTTTGAGAGATTTCAAAGATAATCTCTTATTGTAATCGCTTACAGCTTCATCTGATATTAATATAACACTTAGTCAAAGGAATGTCAAATGTTTTTTTGAAGATTTCTAGAATTAAAGCAAAACGCAAAACCAAGGCTTGTAAGACAGTGAATTTTGCGTTTCAAATTGTTATTTATTATTTTTATTCTTTAATATTACAAAACTATATGGATTTAAGCTTAAGATATCTCCTTCAATCTCTCCCTTTGAGTTGGAAAAGATTATATCCTTACCCCTTGCTTCTATTTTCTTTTCTTCATCTGAGAAGTTGGCGATAATTTCTAGTTTTTTACCATCTAGGATTCTTTCGTAGGCTATTATTTCATCATCAAAACCTTCCAAAGGCTTGAAGTCTCCATAGATTAGGATATCAGAATACTGGCTATTTTGCCTAAAGTCTATCATTTTTTTGTAGAAGTTTAGGACAGAATCCTTATCCTTTTCTTCATCCTCAGCATTTACTTTAGGATTATCGTAGGCCATGGCAAGCCAAGGTTTAGTTTCTGAGAAGCCTCCGTACTTTTCATTAGTCCAGGCGAAAGGAACTCTTGGGTTGTCCCTGCTTCTGAGGTTGGTGAAGTAGAGGGCTTCCTTCTCGCTAAATCCTTCTTCAAGCGATCTCTTATAAGAGTCTATGGATTGGATGTCTTGGAAGTCGTCTGGTGATTCTCTTACGAAGTTTTTCATACCGAGCTCTTGGCCTTGGTAGATATAAGGAGTTCCCCTAAAGAAGAAATAAATTCCTCCAAGCATCTTTATAGCATCAATATCCTCGTCCTTTTCCCTTAAAATCTTGGTAGTAGCCCTTGGTTGGTCGTGGTTTTCTATGAAATTTGCTGACCAGCCGTATTTTTGGATTGACTCTTGACTATCGAAAATTGACTTTCTAAAGTCACTTACCTTCCAGTCAAGTCTCTTGTACCAAGTTTCTTCGACCACGTCGAAGTTTGCTGGGATAAAGTCAAATACCATGGAAAATACCCCATCATCACCGATGTAGTTTGCATACTTGTCATAAGAAAGACCAGCAGTCTCGCCCACAGTCATCGAATCGTGGATCTTGAAAGTATTATCTGAAAGGATCCTTATGAGTTCTTCGACTCCATCTTGATTTCTACCGAATTTTACGACAGAAACTCTGCCATCAGCCCCGTCTGGATCTCCACTTTTATATGAAGGATCTTTCTTTATGTGGTTGATTGCATCCATTCTAAAGGCTGTAATTCCCTTATCAATCCAGAAATTGACGATATTAATCACTTCTTCTCTAAGCTTAGGGTTTTCCCAATTGAGATCTGGCTGCTCCTTGGCAAAGGAGTGGAGATAATAGGCATCTTCTCCATCAATCTTAGTCCAGGTAGATCCACCAAAGATTGATCTCCAGTTGTTTGGAGGCTCTTTCCCTTCTCTAATTATATAATAATTCCTGTAAGGACTATCCTTATCTGATATCGCCTCCTTAAACCACTCATGTTCGTTGGAAGTGTGGTTTAGGACAAGGTCCATCATGACCTTGATATCTCTTTTTTTCGCTTCTTCAACCAAAAGATCAAAGTCTTCCATGTTGCCAAACTCTTCATTGATATCGAAATAATCAGAAATGTCATAACCATTGTCGGCCATAGGGGACTTATAAATCGGGCAAAGCCAAATCATAGTAATGCCCAAGTCCTTCAAGTAATCAAGTTTTTCAACAATTCCCCTAATATCTCCTATCCCGTCATTGTTCGAGTCCTTGAAAGACCTAGGATAAATCTGATAAACAATTTCCTTCTGCCACCACTTTTTTTGCATAAAATCTCCTTTTATCTTTACTCTTTGGATTACTATACTATAAGTTAATTTATTTTTAATTTTCTAAGATCTAATGCTTGGAAAACTTTAATGTACTCAATCTTGTATGTGGAAAATTTCAACAAGAAAAACTGGATTTTTTTCTCTAAACATATACATAAACATATATAGACTTGTTTTTAAACTATATTTATAATCTGATAAATTAAGACTGATATTACCAATACAATTATGCATTTAACATTAAAAACGCTTAAAGCGCAAAATATGAAGCATAATTACTAAAGTTTTAAAATTATAATTCTTATAATCAATTATAGAGTATAATTAAATTGTTACTATCCCCAGACTGGTAACAGAAAGGGGGTGTCTAACATGGATAATTTACTTTACTCTTTGACAGTTTCTATCATGGCAGGTGTACTTAGTCACTACATCTGCAAGTGGCTAGATGGAAACGGCAATAAAGATAGTAACTAGCCCAAAAAAAGACTGGAGCGGCTACTCCAGTCTTTTTATGTGTCCAACATGTTGAACTTTACTCTTTTAGTCACAACTATTATACACCTTAGAATTGTTTTTTACCACTATAAATTGTTTTTTACTCTTTTAAAAAATGACGAGCCTTATAAGTCGGCTTAATTTTTTATTTTACTATAACTGCAATACCGTCTGGTATAACTGTAACTGTGCTGTCTTTGCCCATTAATTCATCTGCTTTTTCCATTGCTTCGTCTAGAGTTTTGACTGGGATAAAGTGGAAGTCTTCTAGGGTCTTTGGATCATAATCTGATACGTAGATTACTGCTTTTGCCTTTAGGAGAATCCTACATAGGATTTGTGATTCCCATTGGTCTGGTATAGTTTCGATTTTTGGAGTATCGAGGAATTTCTTGTAGAGTTTTTCTACATCTCTTTCTTCAAGGAAGGCATTGTGGAAGGCATCTCCTCCAGTACCATCTCCTGATTCTGAACAAACTATGATTACTCCATCATCTTTAAGGGTCGCTTCTGCTGCTGTCATTGACTTAACTGTTTGGTAGATATTTTGGTCAAGTGGGTAGCCACCGTTTGATGTAATGGCAATGTCTGCTTCTTTTCTTTCAACTCCAGCCTTATCCTTTAGCCAATCTGTTCCAGCCTCGTGAGCCTTCTCGAGATCACCTGCTACTGCATGGATTACTTTCTTTTCTGAATTGATTACAACATTAACTACATAGCAAAGTCCTAAGGCTCTGGCTGCTGCAACCATGTCCTTATGGATTGGATTGTTTTCGAGATTTCCTGTTCTTGAGTATTGGCTGTCGATAAATTCTGAGTTGTGATTGTACATTACAGCCTTTCTAGAACAGCAACCAGGGAAAACTGACTTTCTTCCTCCAGAAAATCCTGCGAAGAAATGTGGTTCGATAAAACCTTCTGCTACTAGAAGGTCTGCCTCAGCAGCTAGTTTATTTACTACGATATCTCCACCTGAAGGAAGCTTTTCGTCTAGGGTTACGAGCATGTCTTCATCATCACAGTCGTGGATGTAGATTTTTTCATTATTATAAATCTCTTCGCCTAATTTAAATATCAATTCTTCCTTCTTAGAATTTCTGTGGCAACCTGTTGCTACTAGTAGGGTTATGTCTGCATCTGGATTTCCCTCTCTAATTTCAGCAAGCATTAGGGGGAGTATGTATTTACTTGGAACTGGTCTTGTATGATCGCTTATGAGGATGACAACCTTATCCTTGCCGACAGCAAGCTCTTTTAATTTTTTAGATTCGATGGGGCTTGCCATAGCTTTTTTTACGATTGTAAGTTGGTCATCTTCTGGATGGTATTCTTCTAGGTGGGATGTTAATATCCCTTGAATTCTTGAATCGTCAACTTCTATTTCTTGGAATGTTTTGCCATAAGGTAATTTGATTTTCATAAAAACTCCTTTGTTTGCTTCTCTTCATGAAAAGCTTTTCTTTTATTATATATAATTAGGACTCGATATGCAAATTTTTTATCAAGTCCCCTCTTTTATATCAAACTTATCAGAAGATAGATAGCTCCAGATGCAAGCATTAACTTAATAGGATCTATATCCTTTTTGACCATTAATATTAAGGTAAATACGAAAAGCCCTAGCATCTTATAGTCTAGATTCATTAAAGCAATTGCTCTTGTATCAAATAAGGCAGTCATAAGTATATCTACGCCAGCTATTAAAATCATAGAAATTATAGCAGGTCTAAGGAAGTATAAGACATTGGAAATCGAATCTAGGTCCTTGTATTTTTTGTAAAAATAGGCCAAAATTCCAACAATTATCGCTGAAGGCGTCACACAACCTAGGGTTGCGACAAGCCCTCCAAGAAGGCCTCCTACCCTCACTCCCACGAAGGTCGCAGAATTTACGGCAATAGGTCCTGGAGTCATCTGACTTATGGTAATAAGATCGTTAAACTCAGACAAACTTAGCCAGGAATTTGCCCCGACTACTTCCTGCTGGATTATAGGAAGGGCAGCGTAACCTCCACCGAAGGAGAAAAGTCCCACCTTAAAGAAGGTCAAATATAAGTCAAGAAGCACGGCTTTCTCCTTTCTTCTTCCACGAATAAATAAGGCCTACAAAAATCAAAGTTAGGATGATGTAGACAATATTAATCTTAAAGAAAGATCCTGCCACAAAGCTTAAGGCCATTACTAGAAGGAGGGTTTTGGACTTTATCTTCAAGAGATCTTTTGTCATATCTATGACTACCTTAAAGATAAGGGCTGCGACTCCTGCCTGCATTCCCTTAAGGAAGGTCGCTATAAATTTATTGGCTATAAAGGCCTTGTAAAAAACAGAAATCGTAGAGATAATCACTAGGGGCGGAATAATAGTCGCAAGGATTGCTACAAGCATACCGGAGATGCCAAAAGTCTCATAGCCTACTACGACAGCTGCATTTACAGCGACAGCTCCAGGAGCCGACTGGGCAATAGCAGTCATATCCAACATATCGTCCTTTTTTAGCCAACCTAGCTTATCTACAAAGGTATCCTTCATCAGTGAAATTATTACATAACCTCCGCCAAAGGTAAAGGCGGACAGATACAGGGTGGACTTAAATAGTTGCCACAAACTTTTCTTTTCTTCCATACTACCTCTTTTCTTTCTCTATATATTCTACCGATTCCCAAGATCTTCTTCTATTCTTCCACTTTAATCTTCATAGACCTAAGTCTTACTTTGCTAATATTTCTTACATCGCCTATAATTTTGATAAATGTTGCAGGAAATTTCTCGAAGGTAAAAGTAGTCTTAGAAGAATCTTTTACTATCTTATTAGCCCTAATCTCCTTGAAGCTTCCTTCATTCTCACTTTCTCCTATGAAAAATCTAAAATCAGAAAAAAATCCTTGCGGATAGATCTCAATTTCTCCAAAAATCTGCTGGGTATCGTAGGCAAAGTATATCTCATCTTCACTAACCCTTTTTTCTAGGGCGAAATCCTCTATGTAGGCATCTTTCCTGTATCTTTCTACTAGCTTTCTTACACTAACAGAAGATTTATAATTTTTCCCTAGGAGTTTAAGCCTTGCCCTAGTTCTTACAAAACCCTCTCTCCTAAATTTTTCCTCATCAAAATCATCATAGCTTATCTCCTTGCCATGATAATAGATTTGTCCTTCCTCATCTACTAGGGGAAGGGATTTAGGAAAGATTGGTAGCTCTTCTTCGAAAATTCCCATTTCATAATCTACTAGCTTCATCTCTCCCTTTATATCTAGGACGTAGGTATTGATCGGTCCGCTCTCACAATCTCCCACATAGCTCCTATGATACTTACCTTTTTCTATTAGCTTCCATGTAATTTTCTTATTGGCTTCAAGATTAAGATCTTCGGGCGAAGAATTTATCAGATACTTATCATAAACTAGACTATTTCTTTTGTGAAATTCTCCCCAAACAGGGATTGTAAGCTCTGTCTGTCTTAAATTTTGGCCAGAGGCTTTAAGCTTAAGAGGACCGGGACCTTTTGCCTTAACTATGGCAAGGAGCCTTCCTCCATAGGCCCTTTTCTTATCAGTCGCAAAGAGTTCGAAGTCAGCCTGTAGTCCTGAATCCAGGGCAAGAAGCTCTGCGTTTTCTGATACTTCTACTGATATTTCATCTAATGCGCTAGATTTGATATTCCCATCTTCATCTACAAGGTCTATAGTAATGAAGTTAATTCCCTCTCGTTTTTCTCCCATAGAAGGATAAAAGGCCTCTAACTTTATAAAAGTATCCTCAGTAGGAGTTTTAACCTTAGATCTTCCTACCGTATTTCTTATGATTTTGCCATTTTCATCAAAGGATATGGCAGAGATCTCTCCCTTTTCATAAGGCATATGCCAAGTCATATAAAGAGATCTCGGACCATCTTCTCCCTTGACCTTCTTGTAACTAAATCCTCTCTCAGTCCTAACTTTCTCCATGTATTTCTTTCCCAAAGATTTAATATTCCCATCTTCATCAGTAAATATCAACTCAATAGCATAAGCATTAGTGTAAACAACAATCGGTACATTTTCCGCCAAGTCTCCTAGCTCTTTAGCATTCCAGGAAGGAAGAATATGGGTTGTTGTATCCTTTTCATTCCACAAGGCCCTATAGAGATAGTAGGAATCTTTGGGAAATCCCGCCGTATCAACTATGCCGAAAAAGGAAGATCTAGGAGCAGGAAATCCGTAGGGTGCTCCCCTTTCTATGCCATTGTAGGGAGTTGGCTCACCTAGATAATCAAAGACCGTCCACACAGCCTCTCCCATTACAAAGTCGCGGTTTATTACATCAAACCAGGCTTCTGCTGCAAGATTTCCCCAGGCGACTTTGGATTCATCATAGGAAGTAAGACGCATATCTTCTCTTAGATCATCTCCCAACCTATCATAACAAGCCCTAGAGTTAACTGATGAAGCAGATTCTGACTGCCAGAGAATCCAGTTAGGGTGGTCTTTGTGGATTTTATCATATTTATCCCCATCGCAATAGTTAAGACCGACAAGGCCCTTAGATCTTGTAAGTT contains:
- a CDS encoding glycoside hydrolase family 13 protein; amino-acid sequence: MQKKWWQKEIVYQIYPRSFKDSNNDGIGDIRGIVEKLDYLKDLGITMIWLCPIYKSPMADNGYDISDYFDINEEFGNMEDFDLLVEEAKKRDIKVMMDLVLNHTSNEHEWFKEAISDKDSPYRNYYIIREGKEPPNNWRSIFGGSTWTKIDGEDAYYLHSFAKEQPDLNWENPKLREEVINIVNFWIDKGITAFRMDAINHIKKDPSYKSGDPDGADGRVSVVKFGRNQDGVEELIRILSDNTFKIHDSMTVGETAGLSYDKYANYIGDDGVFSMVFDFIPANFDVVEETWYKRLDWKVSDFRKSIFDSQESIQKYGWSANFIENHDQPRATTKILREKDEDIDAIKMLGGIYFFFRGTPYIYQGQELGMKNFVRESPDDFQDIQSIDSYKRSLEEGFSEKEALYFTNLRSRDNPRVPFAWTNEKYGGFSETKPWLAMAYDNPKVNAEDEEKDKDSVLNFYKKMIDFRQNSQYSDILIYGDFKPLEGFDDEIIAYERILDGKKLEIIANFSDEEKKIEARGKDIIFSNSKGEIEGDILSLNPYSFVILKNKNNK
- the larA gene encoding nickel-dependent lactate racemase; protein product: MKIKLPYGKTFQEIEVDDSRIQGILTSHLEEYHPEDDQLTIVKKAMASPIESKKLKELAVGKDKVVILISDHTRPVPSKYILPLMLAEIREGNPDADITLLVATGCHRNSKKEELIFKLGEEIYNNEKIYIHDCDDEDMLVTLDEKLPSGGDIVVNKLAAEADLLVAEGFIEPHFFAGFSGGRKSVFPGCCSRKAVMYNHNSEFIDSQYSRTGNLENNPIHKDMVAAARALGLCYVVNVVINSEKKVIHAVAGDLEKAHEAGTDWLKDKAGVERKEADIAITSNGGYPLDQNIYQTVKSMTAAEATLKDDGVIIVCSESGDGTGGDAFHNAFLEERDVEKLYKKFLDTPKIETIPDQWESQILCRILLKAKAVIYVSDYDPKTLEDFHFIPVKTLDEAMEKADELMGKDSTVTVIPDGIAVIVK
- a CDS encoding chromate transporter, translating into MLLDLYLTFFKVGLFSFGGGYAALPIIQQEVVGANSWLSLSEFNDLITISQMTPGPIAVNSATFVGVRVGGLLGGLVATLGCVTPSAIIVGILAYFYKKYKDLDSISNVLYFLRPAIISMILIAGVDILMTALFDTRAIALMNLDYKMLGLFVFTLILMVKKDIDPIKLMLASGAIYLLISLI
- a CDS encoding chromate transporter; the protein is MEEKKSLWQLFKSTLYLSAFTFGGGYVIISLMKDTFVDKLGWLKKDDMLDMTAIAQSAPGAVAVNAAVVVGYETFGISGMLVAILATIIPPLVIISTISVFYKAFIANKFIATFLKGMQAGVAALIFKVVIDMTKDLLKIKSKTLLLVMALSFVAGSFFKINIVYIILTLIFVGLIYSWKKKGESRAS
- a CDS encoding glycoside hydrolase family 2 TIM barrel-domain containing protein is translated as MKSKYYIEKIDTNQRRINLNKSWKFALGDIPGFYKNFFDDSSWDYIDLPHDYSIARPYSKAGEAQSAYKLGGVGLYRKSFIIEDKKRAKLSFDGIYCDVEVFLNGRKLACHHHGYSPFLIDITDFLYYDRENILAIKVDNPIPTSRWYSGSGIYRDVDLILTNDIAFDEVRIDDYGLEDKKGEIDLEIRSFISNKSNVDEEIILEHKLIYKNILVERYKSEVFYIKAMGEMEVKDRFPISYPRLWSVDNPELYKIESLIKYKGKIIDKITSNYGFRYFTATSSRGFSLNGKSIKLKAVCLHHDQGALGAADYYRAILRQVLLMKDMGANAIRITHNPGSKKLIDIANKEGILLIEEIFDGWILDKNNNYKDYSRYFAQKIGENKLINATCDMTWGEFDLKETLRRDYNAPSIIAYSLGNEILCGTNQTRSKEYPSLARDLISWARELDQKRFLTIGDNSLRDGYDKNLVEIEEELTRSKGLVGLNYCDGDKYDKIHKDHPNWILWQSESASSVNSRACYDRLGDDLREDMRLTSYDESKVAWGNLAAEAWFDVINRDFVMGEAVWTVFDYLGEPTPYNGIERGAPYGFPAPRSSFFGIVDTAGFPKDSYYLYRALWNEKDTTTHILPSWNAKELGDLAENVPIVVYTNAYAIELIFTDEDGNIKSLGKKYMEKVRTERGFSYKKVKGEDGPRSLYMTWHMPYEKGEISAISFDENGKIIRNTVGRSKVKTPTEDTFIKLEAFYPSMGEKREGINFITIDLVDEDGNIKSSALDEISVEVSENAELLALDSGLQADFELFATDKKRAYGGRLLAIVKAKGPGPLKLKASGQNLRQTELTIPVWGEFHKRNSLVYDKYLINSSPEDLNLEANKKITWKLIEKGKYHRSYVGDCESGPINTYVLDIKGEMKLVDYEMGIFEEELPIFPKSLPLVDEEGQIYYHGKEISYDDFDEEKFRREGFVRTRARLKLLGKNYKSSVSVRKLVERYRKDAYIEDFALEKRVSEDEIYFAYDTQQIFGEIEIYPQGFFSDFRFFIGESENEGSFKEIRANKIVKDSSKTTFTFEKFPATFIKIIGDVRNISKVRLRSMKIKVEE